Part of the Phacochoerus africanus isolate WHEZ1 chromosome 8, ROS_Pafr_v1, whole genome shotgun sequence genome is shown below.
TGTGCTGCCCCAGCTTCCTTCCCATACATTCTATGCCTAATGGTGCATCCTCAGCTCCTTTGAAAAAAAGGCTTTGGCTGCACCAGGGAAGATGGAGGTTACATCTCAGGAATCACCTCCCAGAAGGGAAGGGGTGTGGATCTCTGAGGGTGAGAGAGGAGCCTGAATCTGTTGGATTAGGAAGGTCCCATTCCGAGACAGAGGATGGCCAGGGTGATGGCTAGATGCCCAGAAGGTGACCCTTCATCCGCCTGTGACTCCCGGAAGGCACAACCTCACAGCTTTGCCCCTgtcatttcctctgcctggaatcctCCCCGCAGGGCTTCCTTCTCATTCTCTAGGTGTCTGTGCTCCTGTTCCAGGAAGCCAGTCCTGACGCCCTGGCTGAATCAacctttccttctctgccccaTAGCCCCTGGGCCCCCTGGCAGCTCTCCTCACACTATCAGGACTTGACCAGCTGTGAGCCCGCTTCCCTCCAGCTAGTCTGGATGCCTCTGTCTGGTGAAGGAGGAGGGTAGACCTGGAGAAGTGTGcaggtttgaatcctagcttGGCCTCtgccgtgtgaccttgggcaagtcactgaaccATATGAGCCCAGGGTCagcacctgtgaaatggggatggtAACAGCTGCCTCACTGGTtgatgtgaagattaaatgagatcatgcgtGGCAGCTGTAGTATTCGAGCTcattgcctggcacacagctTAGAAAATGTTCGTGAATTCATCAGCCCTCTGGCACCCCTCTTCCTACCCCCACCTACTGTCCCTGTGTTGGGAGGGAGGAAAGTAGGTATGAACAGAAAGGACTGGGGAGCAGATAGAATCGGAGGCTGCGAGATGGGCGAGAAGGGCCTTCTGGCATCGCGAGGAGCGAGCTGCTCCAGCAACAGCCAGAGCCTGGCTGGAGGCGGTGCGGGCGACGTTCTCTCACCCCGGTGACCCACCTGTGCCATCATCCTCGTCGGCTAGGTGAGGCAGCGGGGAGAGGTGGAGCTGGGATCCACTTCTGCACTGTGGCTCTGCGAAGCTGCCTGGAGCCCGccgggcacacagtaggtgcgcTCTGAACGCAGAGCAGTCGGAGgcataaatgttgaatgaatgagaatCGGATGAATGAACGGATGGACACATGAATGGAGGTGAGATGGACGCGTGAGGTCGGGGGCTAGGAGGAACGCGCATCTCCCTCCGCCCTCCGGGTCTCTGGTCTCACGGCTGGGAGACCTGCAGCGGAGACCCGCTGGGGGCTccctccccgccctgcccctcccgcctcgcacccccctccccgcctccccgcgGCGCGCAGCCTGGCGGAGCCCGAGCCGAGCCACAGCCCGCGTTGGAGCCGGCGCTCGCGCCCAGCCGAGGGAGCCTCGGCAGCGCACCCTTGGGAGGGGGCTGCCCCGgccccctccctccgccccgGCCCCCAGAGACCGGCCTTCGGGGCGGGGAGGTGAAGTCACAGTGCAAGGTCGGGTGGGCGAGCAGCCGAGGACGCCGGGGTCCCGGAGCCAACAGGTGCGGGGCTTGGGGGACCCccgggcctggggtgggggattcCAGAGGACCCTTGGTGGGAGTCAAGACTCTCCGGAGATAACCTGGGTGCTGGGAAGCTGGGTCCCCAGcaggctctgccctcctcccGACAGGCTCCTAAAAACCCCTCTCGCTCTCGCTCCCTCCACTGCAGCCCCCATAGCCCCCGAGGTGCAGGGAGGTCCTGCTGAGCAAGCGGGTCTCACTGGCGCTGGGTGGGGGGTTAGAGCCCCCTCTTCTTCCCCCAGAGGTCTCCAGGCATCCGTAACCCTTCTACACGCTTCCGGGGTCGTCCCTGCCCAGGGGCGGGAAGGAGGGGTCTGAGCAAGCAaggaggggcggggtggggtgcgAGGCCGGATTTATGAATGGAGAGGGAGGCCTGAGCGCCGGCCCAGCGACCCCTGGCGGCCGCCAGGGCTCATCGCGGCCGCGCGATTCAAATGGGGACTAGCGTGGGTGGGAGACTGACCCGCCCAGCCGCTGGGCCTGGAGCCCTCCCCTCGCATTCAGGGAGGTTGTCAGTTTCTCCTTGCACCtccaccgtgtgtgtgtgtgtgtgtgtgtgtgtgtgtgtgtgtgtgtgtccccacgGGGGAGGATCTGGCAGGTCTTGTAGGCAGGGCCTGGGTCTCTAAAAGCATACCATTTTTCAGGCCTCTGAAATGAGAGAACATTTGCAATCTGGTGGCTTCCTCCCCAGTCCGTGGTGTTTGGTGGACTGACAGCCCTGGAACAGTAGCTTTGTGTCCTTGAGCAAGGGCCTCAACCTTTCTGAACTTCTAACTCTGCACAGCAGGGCTCTTAATATTGGTAACGGCAATGGACACTGGCTGGGCAGCTGGCTTCCGGTGCCAGTCTCCAGATAAAGTACTAGGCATACATTAGAGCTCATTACTCCTCACCGCAGCCCTGTGAGGCAGGTTCAGTTTTACTCCATgaaacagatggggaaactgaggctgagaaggGCAAATAAGTTACCCAACTGGTATGTAATTTGGATGCGAAGCAGATCAGTTTTTCTCCATCGATTTCAGGCTCACCATATCCCCACATGGCTGCGAAATTAAGAAGGAGCTTATCTGCAAATTGCCTGACACCCTCCCTAatgttcccttccttccttccttcagaaGGTTTTGGGCTGGGACCCCAAAGGCCTGAGTGCAAGATTCAGGGACCCCCGAGGCAAGTGGGCTAAGGCCTGGTCCCAGTGCTCCCTGGTCTCAGGAGAGCCCAGGATGCCCAtcagctgcagcagctcctgaGCTCATGGAGCCCTCAGCCACCCCAGGGCCCCAGATGGGGGTCCCCACAGGTGTTGGAGATCCGTCCCTGGTGCCGCCGGACTACGAAGAGGAGTTTCTCAGCTACCTATGGCGCGATTATCTGTACCCGAAGCAGTATGAGTGGGTTCTCATTGCAGCCTACGTGGCTGTGTTCCTCGTGGCCCTGGTGGGCAACACGCTGGGTAGGTGTCTGGGTCTCTGTGGTGCTTCtgctggggatggggaggcaTTGCGGGTCTTGCTTCTcgtcccctccccccagtccctACTGGGTAGTGTGGGGTAAGGGTCTCTCTGATGCAACCCAGCTAGACTGGGTGTGACGCTGCCACCCGCCTCATCTTTTCCTGGCCCCACCCTGCAGTCTGCCTAGCTGTGTGGCGGAACCACCACATGAGAACGGTCACCAACTACTTCATCGTCAACCTGTCCCTAGCAGATGTGCTGGTGACAGCCATTTGCCTGCCCGCCAGCCTCTTGGTAGACATCACGGAATCCTGGCTCTTCGGCCACGCCCTCTGCAAGGTCATCCCCTATCTACAGGTGAGCCCTGCCTGGGTCCCCCTCGTGATCACCCTCTCACACCAAGTACAGAAACTATGGCCTCGCGCAGTCTCAGTGATCCTCTGACTCGCCTTTCAGACCGGACGCCGTGGCTCAGTACCTCGGCAGTGTCACACTCTATTGTCAGCAAGGGCAGACCACCAGGCCTGATGCTCAAGGACACAGACACAGCCCCACATCCTCGTACAGAGGTCCCCTCTAGGTCACACCCACAGACATACAGCCATGTGCAGACACATGGACGGGCATCTCCAGGTCCACGGGCacacagaggaggagagaggctcAGGCTCACCGTGTCAGAGTCCTGTGCCTGCTCCTTCATCCCAGGGGGGCCAGACCTGAGGGGGCCTGCTGGAAAgagcctcccctcaccccctgccGTGGTGGGAATCAGGATGTCCAGGGGGATTGGTGGGGTGAAAGGAGGGCTGGCAGAGGCCGGGGTCGCATCCCTCAACCCTCTCCCTCTATCCCAGAGGGCAGGGGCACTCCTGGAGCCAGTGCCCACCTATACCTCAGGCCTCCCAGAATGAGGCCCCTTCCCTGATAGCCTGGGGAAGGGCTGGGCTcccaggaagggcagagggaaaTGCCTCTTGGGTTTACCCTTCTTTTGAGGTTTTCCAGTCAATCGAGTAACTCTAAGAATAAAGCCAGGCCGGTGAGGAAATTCACTTTAGGCacattatttaacctttctgtgcctcagcttcctcccctgTGCCACGGGGGTAAGAGTCCCCATCTCaaggggttgttgtgaggataatGAGAACAGTCCCTGGTATGTAGTTATTTCCAAAAGTGTTGCTTATTTATAGCAgggagcacctactatgtgccaggtctgGAGCTGGACATTCTCCATCCCTAATTTCACTTATTCTCACAAGAATCCTATCTGGTAGTTGATCTATTCCCACgacgcagatgaagctcagagagggtaagtgatCTGCCCAAATCTACACAGCAATAAGTGGTGGAGTCAGGATTTGCACTGCACCTGGCTGCCTGGTGTTTCTGGGCTGCGAGCTCCATCACTCACCCCACGTGGTCTCCTAAAGGACTGCCTTCGTGTCCCCACCGAGCAGGCCGTGTCTGTGTCAGTGGCAGTGCTGACTCTCAGCTTCATCGCCCTGGACCGCTGGTATGCCATCTGCCACCCTCTGCTGTTCAAGAGCACTGCCCGGCGTGCCCGGGGCTCCATCCTGGGCATCTGGGCGGTGTCGCTGGCTGTCATGGTGCCCCAGGCTGCCGTCATGGAATGCAGCAGCGTGCTGCCTGAACTAGCCAACCGCACCCGGCTCTTCTCTGTCTGCGATGAACGCTGGGCAGGTAATGGTGGCATCCCCGAAGTGGGCACCTCTGGGGCACAAACCCCCAGGGCAGACATCTATCAGGGCACTTTGGGGGCGGGCCCTCCCAGGGTGGGACATACCCTAGAGCAGGCATCTATCAGGGGTGTCTTCAGGGTGGGTACCTCCTCCAGTGTAGACATCTGCCAGCATCCCCTCCAGGATGGACACACACCCTGAGCTGGGCAACGCTAGGGTTTCTCTGCCATGGTGCCTGAATGGGGCTCAGCTGCTCACATTGGCCCAAGTCAGGGCAGGGTGGCATTGCAAGGTAGGGCAGGCTGGGGGCTCCCACATTGGACCCAACCCTTGTCTCTCTTGGCACCTATAGATGACCTCTATCCCAAGATCTACCACAGTTGCTTCTTCATCGTCACCTACCTGGCCCCGCTGGGCCTCATGGCCATGGCCTACTTCCAGATCTTCCGCAAGCTCTGGGGCCGCCAGGTGAGGCCCACTCTGGTGTTACTgtctgggctgggaggggacagggctACGGGTCTGAGGGAGTAGACAATCCTCTGTCTTCCAGAACAAGCCATCCTGGCTGCAGCCAGAAAGAGGCAGGGCCCAGGGACCTGTCGCACTCAAGGCCCAAATTGCTGGTGCCGCCCTAGAACCAAATAGTCAGCATTCGAACCTCAGTAGCTTCCAGCTGTTGTCCCAGGCCCTCCCAGCTCGTCCTACATCCTCTTCAACATCCTGCGTGATTCCCACCTtcgcagatgagaaaactgagacccagagaccCAATCCCTGAGCAGTGAAGATCGGGGACCGACATCTGGGTCTACGGGCTTCCAAGCCTCAGTTCAGGGCCGCCACGACGATAGCGCCTCCGTGGTGCTTCCCAAAAGTAGACACTTTGCTTGCAGTGTCTTTGCAACTGTCTAAGCACAGAACCAGCATTACCCACTTTATGAATGCTGAGTGAGGGCAaccatcttttttgtgtgtgtgtcttttttagggccacacccgcggcgtatggaggttcccaggcctcggggtccaactggagctgtaaccaccagtctacgccagagccacaacaatgcaggatccgagccacggctgtgacctacaccacagctcacgggaatgccggatccttaacccactgagcggggccagggattaaacctacgtcctcatggatactagttaggctcattaacccctgagccacgacaggaagtccaagGGCAACCATCTGCCACAGCCAATGAATGGCAGAACCTTCTGGTTCCAGGGCCTTGCTTCTTTCCTCTGTTACAAACTGACCAGAGCAGGTTTTGTGGGGGTTTGGGCCAGGGGAGGGAGTGCTCAGAGGCCCTTGGCACTGGTGGGAGTGAGCGCTGGATCAGTGCCTGGGCAGGGGACGAGGCTGGCCAGAATGCCAGCAGCCGAGCAGTTCAGCAACACTTGCCATCTGCTCCTCGCGGTCCCCTAGTCAAGATGGGAGGAGTCAATATCCTTAACTAACAGGAAAGCCAAGgctcagaaaagaaaagtgagtTGACCAAGGTCAATGGCTGAGCTGGCCCTAGCCCCCAAGTTTCCCAAACCTAGCCCTGGGCCCTTCTGTTGGGGTGATTCAGGGGTCCAGGGTGGGAGAGGCTTGAGGATATCCAGCAGCCTGGCACCATCATAGGCCTATGGGCACCGACCCAGGCTGGGACCTGTACTCTGAGGCCCAGGCCATTCCATGCTGCCTGCTTGCTCACCCTTTGCTCAAGCTTCCCCAGGTCAGGAGCTGGCCAGGGGGAGGCATGATTCATCACCCACCCTACCCCCAAGGATGTAAGTGGCGATTTAAGGAAGataggggtggggggcaggagttcccgtcatggctcagtggttaacgaatccaactaggaactatgaggttatgggttcgatccctggccttgctcagtgggctaaggatctggcgttgccgtgagctgtggtgtaggttgcagacgtggctcagatcccgcgttgctgtggctctggcgcaggccaacgggtacagctctgattaaacccctagcctgggaacctccatatgccaagggtgcagccctaggaaaggcaaaaagacagaaaaaaaaaaggaaggggggtAGCTTGGAGGATGGTCAGGCCCCAGACTGTGACCCTGGGGACTTGTCAAGGGTCCCCTACCTCATCTATAACTAAGGGCCAATAATACCTTCCCAAGAGGCATGTTGTGGGTGACATCACAATAAGATGGAGAATGGAAGTGCCCTCAAGTCGAGTGCTGGGCTTTATCATGAACACTAGGTTCCTTCCCACCGCAAGGGTTTGTtcccctgcccacctccaccctgtCCCAGGGTCCAGCCCGGAGCAGGCCCAGCAAAGCAGACTGACCCACCCAAGGGGCTGGACCCACCActgctgtttgtgtgtgtgctggaCAGATCCCTGGTACCACCTCAGCCCTGGTGAGGAACTGGAAGCGGCCCTCGGACCAGTTGGAGGACCAGGGGCAGGGCCCGGGTACAGAGCCCCCCCCTCGGGCCCGTGCCTTCCTGGCCGAGGTGAAGCAGATGCGGGCTCGGAGGAAGACGGCCAAGATGCTGATGGTGGTGCTGCTGGTCTTTGCCCTCTGCTACCTGCCCATCAGCGTCCTCAATGTCCTCAAGAGGTGAGAACACGTGGggtgtggctgggggtggggcgaggTGGCAGGTGCAAGGAAGGTGCTCTCTCTGCTCTGGAGAAAGACCTGGCGCCACCGCAGCATCCACCGTGTGACTTAGGGCCAGTCGTgtttcttctctgagcctcaatcaCCTTCTCTGCAAAATGTGAACAATAACTGGCCTGCCTCCTAGGGCTACTGTGAAAATTCTCTCTGCGATTCACTCGAGCCTCAGATTGTAGGGGCTGGGAACAGAGTGAACAAGTGCACAGGATACCGTCTTGCCTTCATGGAGGTGACCTCTAGTGGGAGAGAGAATGGATGGATATTAGTGTCAGCCAGTGATAACTGCTACGAAGAGAAGTAAGAggggaaaaggcagagagagtGACAGTGACaggttggtggggttttttttaacctttttatttttttaatatttatttatgtattatctttttagggccacacccacagcatacggaggttcccaggctaggggtcaaatcagagctgtagccattggcctgtgccacagccacagcaacgccatatctgagccccgtgtgtgacctacaccagagctcacagcaacgccagatccttaccccactgagcaaagccagggatagaaccccacgttgtcatggatactagtcgggttcgttactgttgagccatgatgggaactccttaatctttTGTTTTAGATGTAAtggtttagagaaaaaaaaaaaaaaaaagcctctctaAGGAAGTGGCATTTGGGAGAAACTTGAAGGAAGGGAGAGACCATGCCCATA
Proteins encoded:
- the HCRTR1 gene encoding orexin/Hypocretin receptor type 1, translated to MEPSATPGPQMGVPTGVGDPSLVPPDYEEEFLSYLWRDYLYPKQYEWVLIAAYVAVFLVALVGNTLVCLAVWRNHHMRTVTNYFIVNLSLADVLVTAICLPASLLVDITESWLFGHALCKVIPYLQAVSVSVAVLTLSFIALDRWYAICHPLLFKSTARRARGSILGIWAVSLAVMVPQAAVMECSSVLPELANRTRLFSVCDERWADDLYPKIYHSCFFIVTYLAPLGLMAMAYFQIFRKLWGRQIPGTTSALVRNWKRPSDQLEDQGQGPGTEPPPRARAFLAEVKQMRARRKTAKMLMVVLLVFALCYLPISVLNVLKRVFGMFRQASDREAVYACFTFSHWLVYANSAANPIIYNFLSGKFREQFKAAFSCCLPGLGPCGSLKAPSPRSSASHKSLSLQSRCSVSKISEHVVLTSVTTVLP